The proteins below are encoded in one region of Micromonospora pisi:
- a CDS encoding aminoglycoside phosphotransferase family protein, producing the protein MTYREPPPRIGRPYVTSQEIPLHGGNVSTVVRVGDTVRRNAGPWTPSVHALLRHLEYVGFTGSPRALGMDERNREVLSYLEGECGEYPLAPHWVTDEALVTVATMLRMFHDAQYGFAPVTGAVWRSFGPPPPDTEVICHHDAAPHNVIWRPDGTLALIDFDLASPGARIYDVAYAAWTWVPLFSDRDSYTLGWKRPNRPRRLRLFADAYGLIPRDRHRLVRTIRKRIVDHVEGIRRMAAAGEPAFVRIVHKGHLRRPMRDLRLLDYERHTLEYALR; encoded by the coding sequence GTGACCTACCGTGAACCGCCGCCGCGCATCGGGAGACCGTACGTGACTTCGCAGGAGATCCCACTGCACGGCGGCAACGTGAGCACCGTGGTGCGCGTCGGCGACACCGTACGGCGCAACGCCGGTCCGTGGACCCCGTCGGTGCACGCCCTGCTGCGGCACCTGGAGTACGTCGGGTTCACCGGCTCTCCCCGGGCGCTGGGCATGGACGAGCGCAACCGGGAGGTGTTGTCGTACCTGGAGGGGGAGTGCGGCGAGTATCCGCTCGCCCCGCACTGGGTCACCGACGAGGCGCTGGTCACGGTCGCCACCATGCTGCGGATGTTCCATGACGCCCAGTACGGCTTCGCCCCGGTGACCGGGGCGGTCTGGCGGTCGTTCGGGCCGCCGCCGCCGGACACCGAGGTGATCTGCCACCACGACGCCGCCCCGCACAACGTGATCTGGCGGCCGGACGGCACCCTGGCGCTGATCGATTTCGACCTCGCCTCGCCGGGGGCCCGGATCTACGACGTGGCGTACGCGGCCTGGACCTGGGTGCCGCTCTTCTCCGACCGGGACTCGTACACGCTGGGCTGGAAGCGGCCGAACCGGCCGCGCCGGTTGCGGCTCTTCGCGGACGCGTACGGGCTGATCCCGCGCGACCGGCACCGGCTGGTCCGGACCATCCGGAAACGAATTGTCGATCATGTCGAGGGAATTCGTCGGATGGCCGCCGCGGGCGAGCCGGCTTTCGTGCGCATCGTGCACAAGGGACACCTACGCCGGCCAATGCGTGATCTTCGACTGCTCGATTACGAGCGGCACACGCTGGAGTACGCGCTCCGCTGA
- a CDS encoding MarR family winged helix-turn-helix transcriptional regulator, whose protein sequence is MTGERDDHDGGGADRDPVGPDALRAVEHELTVLLRRARAVSWEVAREVHPHLEPNAYGLLLLLFRAGPTRLTDLATELGIGKGTLSRQITGLEGLGLVRRQPDPVDGRAALLDLTEEGQRRFGEARGARQRQLHRTLAGWPTADQREFARLLSRYNAESR, encoded by the coding sequence GTGACGGGCGAGCGGGACGACCACGACGGTGGGGGCGCGGATCGGGACCCGGTCGGGCCGGACGCGCTGCGGGCGGTCGAGCACGAGCTGACCGTGCTGCTGCGCCGGGCCCGGGCGGTCTCCTGGGAGGTGGCCCGCGAGGTGCACCCACACCTGGAACCGAACGCGTACGGCCTGCTGCTCCTGCTGTTCCGGGCCGGGCCGACCCGGCTGACCGACCTCGCCACCGAACTCGGCATCGGCAAGGGAACGCTGAGCCGCCAGATCACCGGCCTGGAGGGGTTGGGGCTGGTCCGTCGGCAGCCCGATCCGGTCGACGGGCGGGCCGCCCTGCTGGACCTCACCGAGGAGGGGCAGCGCCGGTTCGGTGAGGCACGCGGCGCCCGGCAGCGCCAACTGCACCGCACCCTGGCCGGCTGGCCCACCGCCGACCAGCGGGAGTTCGCCCGCCTGCTCTCCCGGTACAACGCCGAGTCCCGCTGA
- a CDS encoding MDR family MFS transporter, producing the protein MTQATVAPAGDAGSGTAMTHRQILEALSGLLLGMFVAILSSTVVSNALPRIISELHGSESSYTWVVTATLLALTATTPIWGKLADLTSKKLLVQLALAIYVLGSVLAGLAQNTGELIACRAIQGIGAGGLTALAQVIMAAMISPRERGRYSGYLGAVFAVGTIGGPLIGGVIVDTSWLGWRWCFYVGVPFALAAIVVLQRTLNLPTVTRKTTIDYLGATLVTAAVSLLLIWVSLAGNSFGWASWQTLVMVVGAVALAGLALRVESRATEPIIPLHLFRSRTIALATAASVAVGVAMYGASVFLGQYFQISRGESPTRAGLMTLPMILGLLVASTVTGRLITRTGHWKRYLVTGSVLLTAGFALMGTLRSDTSFPLLGVYMALLGIGVGMTMQNLVLAVQNSVAPRELGAASSLVAFCRSLGGAVGVSALGALLGHRVTTYLADGLGQLGVTAPAGDGAIPELATLPAPIRAVVQIAYGHGAGDIFLTAAPFALITLIAVVFIKEVPLRQQSGSQLSASGSGRPQDAPAIPATGAEGAIR; encoded by the coding sequence ATGACCCAGGCAACCGTGGCGCCAGCGGGTGACGCCGGCTCCGGAACCGCGATGACCCACCGACAGATCCTCGAAGCCCTCTCCGGGCTGCTGCTCGGCATGTTCGTGGCGATCCTGTCGTCGACCGTGGTCTCCAACGCCCTCCCCCGGATCATCTCCGAACTGCACGGCAGCGAGTCGTCGTACACCTGGGTGGTCACCGCGACGCTGCTGGCACTCACCGCGACCACGCCGATCTGGGGCAAACTCGCCGACCTGACCAGCAAGAAACTCCTCGTCCAACTCGCCCTGGCGATCTACGTCCTCGGCTCCGTGCTCGCCGGCCTGGCGCAGAACACCGGGGAGCTGATCGCCTGCCGGGCGATCCAGGGCATCGGCGCGGGCGGCCTCACCGCCCTCGCGCAGGTGATCATGGCGGCGATGATCTCGCCCCGGGAACGCGGCCGGTACAGCGGCTACCTCGGCGCCGTCTTCGCGGTCGGCACCATCGGCGGCCCGCTCATCGGCGGCGTCATCGTCGACACCTCGTGGCTCGGTTGGCGCTGGTGCTTCTACGTCGGGGTGCCGTTCGCCCTGGCCGCGATCGTGGTGCTGCAACGGACCCTGAACCTGCCCACGGTCACCCGGAAGACCACCATCGACTACCTCGGCGCGACCCTGGTCACCGCCGCCGTCTCGCTGCTGCTGATCTGGGTCTCGCTCGCCGGCAACAGCTTCGGGTGGGCCTCCTGGCAGACCCTGGTGATGGTGGTCGGCGCGGTCGCGCTGGCCGGGCTCGCCCTCCGGGTCGAGTCCCGGGCCACCGAACCGATCATCCCGCTGCACCTGTTCCGCTCACGAACCATCGCGCTCGCCACCGCCGCCAGCGTCGCGGTCGGCGTCGCCATGTACGGCGCCTCCGTCTTCCTCGGCCAGTACTTCCAGATCAGCCGGGGCGAAAGCCCCACCCGCGCCGGTCTGATGACCCTCCCGATGATCCTCGGCCTGCTTGTCGCGTCGACCGTCACCGGCCGCCTGATCACCCGCACCGGCCACTGGAAGCGCTACCTGGTGACCGGATCGGTCCTGCTCACCGCAGGTTTCGCACTCATGGGCACGCTCCGCTCCGACACCAGCTTCCCGCTGCTGGGCGTTTACATGGCGCTGCTGGGTATCGGAGTCGGCATGACCATGCAGAACCTGGTGCTCGCGGTGCAGAACTCGGTGGCGCCACGGGAACTCGGCGCGGCCAGCTCACTGGTGGCCTTCTGCCGCAGTCTCGGCGGCGCGGTCGGGGTCTCCGCACTCGGCGCGCTGCTCGGCCACCGGGTCACCACGTACCTCGCCGACGGGCTCGGCCAACTCGGGGTGACCGCCCCGGCCGGTGACGGAGCCATCCCCGAACTCGCCACCCTGCCGGCCCCGATCCGGGCGGTCGTCCAGATCGCGTACGGTCACGGAGCAGGGGACATCTTCCTCACCGCGGCCCCTTTCGCCCTGATCACCCTGATCGCGGTCGTCTTCATCAAGGAGGTCCCGTTGCGGCAACAGAGCGGCAGCCAGCTCTCGGCATCCGGCTCCGGGCGCCCCCAGGACGCCCCGGCCATCCCCGCTACCGGTGCAGAAGGAGCGATCCGATGA
- a CDS encoding P-II family nitrogen regulator, whose translation MKLVTAVIKPYQLDAVKEALHALGVAGLTVSEVQGYGRQKGHTEVYRGAEYTVEFLPKIRVEVLTDEIDVEKVVDAIVTAARTGKIGDGKVWVTAVEDVVRVRTGERGLDAL comes from the coding sequence ATGAAGCTGGTGACCGCGGTCATCAAGCCGTACCAGCTGGACGCGGTGAAGGAGGCCCTGCACGCCCTCGGCGTCGCCGGCCTGACCGTCAGCGAGGTCCAGGGGTACGGACGGCAGAAGGGCCACACCGAGGTGTACCGGGGTGCCGAGTACACCGTGGAGTTCCTGCCGAAGATCCGGGTCGAGGTGCTGACCGACGAGATCGACGTCGAGAAGGTCGTCGACGCGATCGTCACGGCGGCCCGTACGGGCAAGATCGGTGACGGCAAGGTCTGGGTCACGGCCGTGGAGGATGTCGTCCGCGTCCGGACCGGTGAGCGCGGCCTCGACGCGCTCTGA
- the ftsY gene encoding signal recognition particle-docking protein FtsY, producing the protein MEYLVLALILLGVLLLGTVGLVVPRLRRRPEPPLPETSVRTRPTGEVPGPTVEAPETDRAGTGTVTAPPPTEPVAPPVAPPVEPAPTLERPEPTAGRLVRLRARLSRSQNVFGKGLLTLLSRDHLDEEVWEEIEDALIGADVGVDATREIVDRLRERTAVLGTRTAVELRTLLAVELVNALDPGMDRSLRATPHDGTPGVVLVVGVNGAGKTTTCGKIARVLVADGRTVLLGAADTFRAAAAEQLTTWGSRVGAEVVRGPEGADPASVAFDAVRRGIELGVDTVLIDTAGRLQNKVGLMDELGKVKRVVEKHGPVDETLLVLDATTGQNGLEQARVFMEAVDVTGVVLTKLDGTAKGGIVIAVQRKLGLPVKLVGLGEGPDDLAPFEPAQFVDALIGVDPLGAGA; encoded by the coding sequence ATGGAGTACCTCGTTCTCGCGCTGATCCTGCTAGGTGTGCTGCTGCTCGGCACGGTCGGCCTGGTCGTGCCACGGCTGCGCCGGCGGCCCGAGCCGCCGTTGCCGGAGACGAGCGTGCGGACCCGCCCGACCGGGGAGGTGCCCGGACCGACGGTCGAGGCCCCGGAGACGGACCGGGCCGGCACCGGCACCGTGACCGCGCCGCCGCCCACCGAGCCGGTGGCGCCCCCGGTCGCGCCCCCGGTCGAGCCGGCACCGACGCTGGAGCGGCCCGAGCCGACCGCCGGGCGGCTGGTCCGGCTCCGGGCCCGGCTCTCCCGGTCGCAGAACGTGTTCGGCAAGGGACTGCTCACCCTGCTCTCCCGGGACCACCTCGACGAGGAGGTCTGGGAGGAGATCGAGGACGCCCTGATCGGGGCCGACGTCGGGGTCGACGCCACCCGCGAGATCGTCGACCGGCTGCGTGAGCGGACGGCCGTGCTCGGCACCCGTACCGCCGTCGAGCTGCGTACGTTGCTCGCGGTCGAACTGGTCAACGCGCTCGATCCGGGGATGGACCGGTCGTTGCGGGCGACCCCGCACGACGGCACGCCCGGGGTGGTGCTGGTCGTCGGGGTGAACGGCGCCGGCAAGACCACCACCTGCGGCAAGATCGCCCGGGTGCTGGTCGCGGACGGGCGTACGGTCCTGCTCGGTGCCGCCGACACGTTCCGGGCCGCCGCCGCCGAACAGCTCACCACCTGGGGTTCCCGGGTGGGCGCCGAGGTGGTTCGGGGGCCGGAGGGTGCCGACCCGGCGAGTGTGGCGTTCGACGCCGTCCGTCGGGGGATCGAGCTCGGTGTGGACACGGTGCTGATCGACACCGCCGGCCGGTTGCAGAACAAGGTCGGTCTGATGGACGAGTTGGGCAAGGTCAAGCGGGTGGTGGAGAAGCACGGCCCGGTGGACGAGACGCTGCTGGTCCTGGACGCCACCACCGGGCAGAACGGCCTGGAGCAGGCCCGGGTGTTCATGGAGGCGGTCGACGTGACCGGGGTGGTGCTGACGAAGCTCGACGGCACCGCCAAGGGCGGCATCGTGATCGCGGTGCAGCGCAAGCTCGGCCTGCCGGTGAAGCTGGTCGGCCTCGGCGAGGGTCCGGACGATCTGGCCCCGTTCGAGCCGGCCCAGTTCGTCGACGCGCTCATCGGTGTCGATCCACTGGGAGCCGGGGCGTAA
- a CDS encoding alkaline phosphatase D family protein: protein MPESRLLIGPLLRRVVGTRATVWVETSAPTVVRVETSDGASGTAPTFSAFDHHYALVVVDGLPPGAATPYEVWLDEELAWPLPESTYPPSLIRTRAADDAAQPVRLIFGSCRETTQHSTARRLPPDALDAYARRLMASPDAAAELPDLMVLLGDQVYADVTSPTVRKLLSRRRNRPRNAPADQVVSFDEYTKLYLESWRDPEIRWLLATVPSVMMFDDHEIIDDWNTSARWRAEVAQQPWWNERIASGIASYWVYQHLGNLDPDEVAADPVYAKVVAAEDATSLLREFGAQVDAHVSEAAEDTSATTGPGADPLGGPVQVGRYQWSYGLDIGRTRLVMLDNRCGRVLDRARRSMLSPEEWAWFVDRAHGRYDHLVVGSSLPWLLPPAVHHVESWNERLADSRRPRVAGLAERLRRAFDLEHWAAFDRSFEALAALFARLGTAQTSGVISDGADTGGNRTGDDGTGGNRTGDGGAVPVGAGPAYPAPASISVLSGDVHHSYVARARFADEVQTPVHQLTCSPIHNQVPAFMRPLLKLGWWAGPIGAARALARTAGVRRPSVRWRRLTGPYFGNAISTLAHTGRVADVLIEGTRKDGTLVTVGRKRLSASR, encoded by the coding sequence ATGCCCGAATCCCGGTTGCTGATCGGCCCGCTGCTGCGCCGAGTGGTCGGCACGCGGGCCACCGTCTGGGTGGAGACGAGCGCGCCGACCGTGGTCCGGGTCGAGACCTCGGACGGGGCCAGCGGTACGGCACCCACGTTCAGCGCCTTCGATCACCACTACGCCCTGGTCGTCGTCGACGGACTGCCCCCGGGGGCCGCGACCCCGTACGAGGTGTGGCTCGACGAGGAGCTGGCCTGGCCGCTGCCCGAGTCGACGTACCCACCGAGCCTGATCCGTACCCGCGCCGCCGACGACGCGGCGCAACCCGTCCGCCTGATCTTCGGCTCGTGCCGGGAGACCACCCAGCACTCCACCGCGCGGCGGCTGCCGCCGGACGCCCTCGACGCGTACGCCCGGCGGTTGATGGCCAGCCCGGACGCCGCCGCCGAACTGCCCGACCTGATGGTGCTGCTCGGCGACCAGGTCTACGCCGACGTCACCTCACCGACGGTCCGCAAGCTGCTCAGTCGGCGTCGGAACCGGCCCAGGAATGCGCCGGCCGACCAGGTGGTCAGCTTCGACGAGTACACCAAGCTCTACCTGGAGTCGTGGCGCGACCCGGAGATCCGCTGGCTGCTGGCGACCGTGCCGAGCGTGATGATGTTCGACGACCACGAGATCATCGACGACTGGAACACCTCCGCCCGCTGGCGGGCCGAGGTCGCCCAGCAGCCCTGGTGGAACGAGCGGATCGCAAGCGGGATCGCCTCCTACTGGGTGTACCAGCACCTGGGCAATCTCGACCCGGACGAGGTGGCGGCCGACCCGGTCTACGCCAAGGTGGTCGCCGCCGAGGACGCGACCTCGTTGCTGCGGGAGTTCGGCGCGCAGGTCGACGCGCACGTCTCGGAGGCCGCCGAGGACACCAGCGCCACCACCGGTCCCGGTGCCGACCCGCTCGGCGGGCCGGTCCAGGTCGGGCGCTACCAGTGGAGCTACGGGCTCGACATCGGCCGGACCCGGCTGGTGATGCTGGACAACCGGTGCGGTCGGGTGCTCGACCGGGCCCGCCGTTCGATGCTCTCGCCCGAGGAGTGGGCCTGGTTCGTCGACCGGGCCCACGGCCGGTACGACCACCTGGTGGTCGGCTCGTCCCTGCCCTGGCTGCTGCCGCCCGCGGTGCACCACGTCGAGTCGTGGAACGAGCGGCTGGCCGACTCGCGCCGGCCCCGGGTCGCCGGGCTCGCCGAACGACTCCGTCGCGCCTTCGACCTGGAGCACTGGGCGGCCTTCGACCGCTCGTTCGAGGCGCTCGCCGCCCTCTTCGCCCGCCTCGGCACCGCCCAGACCAGCGGTGTGATCAGCGACGGGGCCGACACCGGTGGAAACCGTACGGGCGACGACGGCACGGGCGGAAACCGGACCGGCGACGGCGGGGCGGTGCCGGTCGGGGCCGGTCCGGCGTACCCGGCACCGGCGTCGATCAGCGTCCTCTCCGGCGACGTGCACCACTCCTACGTGGCCCGGGCCCGGTTCGCCGACGAGGTGCAGACCCCGGTGCACCAGCTCACCTGTTCACCGATCCACAACCAGGTGCCCGCCTTCATGCGCCCGCTGCTGAAGCTCGGCTGGTGGGCCGGACCGATCGGGGCGGCGCGGGCACTGGCGCGTACCGCCGGGGTGCGCCGGCCGAGCGTACGGTGGCGGAGGCTGACCGGGCCGTACTTCGGCAACGCCATCAGCACCCTGGCGCACACCGGCCGGGTCGCCGACGTACTGATCGAGGGAACCCGCAAGGACGGGACCCTGGTGACGGTCGGGCGGAAACGACTCAGCGCGTCGCGTTAG
- a CDS encoding ammonium transporter produces the protein MPEAPTIDGANTTWLLVSTALVLLMTPGLALFYGGLNRSKGVLNMMMMSFSAIGLISILWWFYGFSVAFGADVNGFWGDPAAYLGTKTFLAETDLWGATAENPSGIGVPLYVFMAFQMVFAVITVALISGAISDRAKFGGWLLFAFGWATLVYFPVAHWVWGGGIIGADIHALDFAGGTAVHINAGAAALAVALVLGKRLGWPKEGMKPHNIPLVALGAGLLWFGWFGFNAGSELTVDSVAGLAFINTQLATAAAVLGWIVVEWIKGGKPTMVGASSGAIAGLVAITPACGFIAPWASVLLGIVAGVVCALAVSLKYKLGFDDSLDVVGVHFVGGWIGSLWLGLFATNSVNAAIGDVVGASDGLFYGGGATQLGRQALAGLIVTVWSFGVAWVLAFVIEKTIGFRVKTEAEVDGIDIAEHAESGYDLSTGGGSGGGGAFAMAGIGTPSNTAAEPAAPVSEKVAG, from the coding sequence GTGCCTGAAGCACCGACGATCGACGGCGCCAACACTACGTGGCTGCTGGTTTCGACGGCGCTCGTTTTGCTCATGACCCCCGGTCTGGCGCTGTTCTACGGCGGACTGAACCGGTCCAAGGGCGTACTGAACATGATGATGATGAGCTTCTCGGCCATCGGGCTCATCTCGATCCTGTGGTGGTTCTACGGTTTCAGCGTCGCCTTCGGCGCGGACGTGAACGGTTTCTGGGGTGACCCGGCCGCGTACCTCGGCACCAAGACCTTCCTCGCGGAGACCGACCTCTGGGGCGCGACCGCGGAGAACCCCAGCGGCATCGGCGTCCCGCTCTACGTCTTCATGGCCTTCCAGATGGTCTTCGCGGTGATCACCGTCGCGCTGATCAGCGGTGCCATCTCCGACCGGGCCAAGTTCGGCGGCTGGCTGCTCTTCGCCTTCGGCTGGGCCACCCTGGTCTACTTCCCGGTCGCCCACTGGGTATGGGGCGGCGGCATCATCGGCGCCGACATCCACGCGCTCGACTTCGCCGGCGGTACGGCGGTCCACATCAACGCCGGTGCGGCGGCGCTCGCCGTGGCGCTGGTGCTCGGCAAGCGGCTCGGCTGGCCCAAGGAGGGCATGAAGCCGCACAACATCCCGCTGGTGGCGCTCGGTGCCGGCCTGCTCTGGTTCGGCTGGTTCGGCTTCAACGCCGGCTCGGAGCTGACCGTCGACTCGGTCGCCGGCCTGGCCTTCATCAACACCCAGCTCGCCACCGCCGCGGCCGTGCTCGGCTGGATCGTGGTCGAGTGGATCAAGGGTGGCAAGCCGACCATGGTCGGTGCCTCCTCCGGCGCCATCGCCGGTCTGGTCGCGATCACCCCCGCCTGCGGGTTCATCGCGCCCTGGGCCTCGGTGCTGCTCGGCATCGTCGCGGGTGTGGTCTGCGCCCTCGCGGTCAGCCTGAAGTACAAGCTCGGCTTCGACGACTCGCTCGACGTGGTCGGTGTGCACTTCGTCGGCGGCTGGATCGGGTCGCTCTGGCTCGGCCTGTTCGCCACCAACTCGGTCAACGCCGCGATCGGCGACGTGGTCGGTGCCTCGGACGGTCTCTTCTACGGCGGCGGCGCGACCCAGCTCGGCCGGCAGGCCCTCGCCGGCCTGATCGTCACCGTATGGTCGTTCGGTGTCGCCTGGGTGCTGGCCTTCGTGATCGAGAAGACCATCGGCTTCCGGGTCAAGACCGAGGCCGAGGTCGACGGGATCGACATCGCGGAGCACGCCGAGAGCGGTTACGACCTCTCCACCGGTGGCGGCAGCGGCGGTGGCGGCGCGTTCGCCATGGCCGGTATCGGCACCCCGAGCAACACCGCGGCCGAGCCGGCCGCCCCGGTCAGCGAAAAGGTCGCCGGTTAA
- a CDS encoding [protein-PII] uridylyltransferase, with protein sequence MTRGTGPAAELTDTGAPLLTAGIGAAAREHRAAALDAWLRTLMPSGPDGTALTGVALVAVGGLGRRQCSPYSDLDLVLVHDGVPGMDELAAAVWYPVWDARLGLDHSVRTIAEALSVAHDDVKVALGLLDARHIAGDESLTTRLSVAAGDQWRRTAVRQLPVLREVTAARWKAHGELAFLLEGDLKEAAGGLRDVGLLRAIAYAGISDALRPAVRAAHLRLLDTRDALHVSRGRRVDRLVAQEREAVATLLGLDDGDAVLRRVAGDARTVSHALADAFRAADRLRSGRVRGADGRGADGRLLRRPVARDVVEHDGELVLARTAIGARPDASLSLRVAAAAASTGLPIARATCEWLAAYCPPLPTPWPAPARAALITLLGAGPGLVPTWETCDRYGLIDGWLPEWPRLRSLPQHNPVHRYTLDRHLVQAAAEATAYAREVDRPDLLLLAAFLHDVGKGLPGDHSTVGAPIAAGVAARIGLPPAEVDLIEKLVRLHLLLPDVATRRDLRDPVTISHVADAVGDSTTLSLLHGLARADAQATGPAAWSDWKSRLIAELVGRVHTALDTGELPDPPAPDPALLDGPLPAVHLDGSRVAVAAADRRGLLAAVAGCLALHRLEVLSADATTVADRGLVEFQVQPRYGTPPDPIALTADLRRAVTGDVSVTQRLRGRALANRGAGAAPKVVWHRAVATDAVVLELRAADSGGLLYRVASALDEAGALVRAARISTLGGDVVDAFYLVGDWSEPAERDRVEAAVLAAVSP encoded by the coding sequence ATGACCAGGGGAACCGGGCCGGCAGCAGAACTCACCGACACCGGAGCACCACTGCTCACCGCCGGGATCGGCGCCGCCGCACGGGAACACCGTGCGGCGGCGCTCGACGCCTGGCTGCGTACCCTCATGCCGTCCGGACCGGACGGCACCGCACTGACCGGGGTCGCCCTGGTCGCCGTCGGCGGCCTCGGCCGCCGGCAGTGCTCCCCCTACAGCGACCTCGACCTGGTGCTGGTGCACGACGGCGTGCCCGGGATGGACGAACTCGCCGCCGCCGTCTGGTACCCGGTCTGGGACGCCCGGCTCGGCCTCGACCACTCGGTCCGCACCATCGCCGAGGCGCTCTCGGTCGCCCACGACGACGTCAAGGTCGCCCTCGGCCTGCTCGACGCCCGGCACATCGCCGGGGACGAGTCACTCACCACCCGGCTCAGCGTCGCCGCCGGCGACCAGTGGCGGCGTACCGCCGTGCGGCAGCTACCGGTGCTGCGCGAGGTGACCGCCGCCCGCTGGAAGGCACACGGGGAACTCGCCTTCCTGCTCGAAGGCGACCTCAAGGAGGCCGCCGGCGGGTTGCGCGACGTCGGGCTGCTGCGCGCCATCGCGTACGCCGGCATCAGCGACGCCCTGCGCCCCGCCGTACGCGCCGCGCACCTGCGACTGCTCGACACCCGCGACGCGCTGCACGTCTCCCGGGGCCGGCGGGTCGACCGCCTGGTCGCCCAGGAGCGCGAAGCCGTCGCCACCCTGCTCGGGCTCGACGACGGCGACGCGGTGCTGCGCCGGGTCGCCGGTGACGCCCGTACCGTCAGCCACGCCCTCGCGGACGCGTTCCGGGCCGCTGACCGGCTCCGCTCCGGTCGAGTGCGCGGCGCCGACGGCCGTGGCGCGGACGGCCGGCTGCTGCGCCGCCCGGTCGCCCGGGACGTGGTCGAACACGACGGCGAGCTGGTCCTGGCCCGGACCGCGATCGGCGCCCGACCCGACGCCAGCCTGTCGCTGCGGGTCGCCGCCGCGGCGGCCAGCACCGGACTGCCGATCGCGCGGGCCACCTGCGAATGGCTCGCCGCCTACTGCCCGCCGCTGCCGACCCCGTGGCCGGCGCCGGCCCGCGCCGCGCTGATCACCCTGCTCGGCGCCGGCCCCGGCCTGGTGCCGACCTGGGAGACCTGCGACCGGTACGGCCTCATCGACGGCTGGCTGCCGGAGTGGCCCCGGCTGCGCAGCCTGCCGCAGCACAACCCGGTGCACCGGTACACCCTCGACCGGCACCTGGTGCAGGCCGCCGCCGAGGCGACCGCGTACGCCCGCGAGGTCGACCGGCCCGACCTGCTGCTGCTCGCCGCGTTCCTGCACGACGTGGGGAAGGGGCTGCCCGGGGACCACAGCACCGTCGGCGCCCCGATCGCGGCTGGCGTCGCCGCCCGGATCGGCCTGCCGCCGGCCGAGGTGGACCTGATCGAGAAGCTGGTCCGGCTGCACCTGCTGTTGCCGGACGTGGCGACCCGCCGCGACCTGCGCGACCCGGTCACCATCTCGCACGTCGCCGACGCGGTCGGCGACAGCACCACCCTCAGCCTGCTGCACGGGCTGGCCCGCGCCGACGCCCAGGCCACCGGGCCGGCCGCCTGGTCGGACTGGAAGTCCCGGCTGATCGCCGAACTCGTCGGTCGGGTGCACACCGCGCTGGACACCGGGGAGCTGCCCGACCCACCGGCTCCCGACCCGGCCCTGCTCGACGGGCCGCTGCCGGCCGTACACCTGGACGGCTCACGGGTCGCGGTGGCCGCCGCCGACCGACGCGGCCTGCTCGCCGCGGTCGCCGGTTGCCTGGCCCTGCACCGGCTGGAGGTGCTCTCCGCCGACGCCACCACGGTGGCCGACCGGGGACTGGTCGAGTTCCAGGTCCAGCCCCGGTACGGCACCCCACCGGACCCGATCGCGCTCACCGCCGACCTGCGCCGCGCCGTCACCGGCGACGTCTCGGTGACCCAGCGGCTGCGCGGTCGGGCGCTGGCGAACCGGGGGGCCGGGGCGGCGCCGAAGGTGGTCTGGCACCGGGCGGTCGCCACCGACGCGGTGGTCCTGGAGCTGCGTGCGGCCGACTCCGGTGGCCTGCTCTACCGGGTGGCGAGCGCGTTGGACGAGGCGGGCGCGCTGGTCCGGGCGGCCCGGATCTCGACCCTCGGCGGTGACGTCGTAGACGCGTTCTACCTGGTGGGGGACTGGTCCGAGCCGGCTGAACGGGACCGGGTCGAAGCCGCCGTACTCGCCGCCGTCTCCCCCTGA